In Patescibacteria group bacterium, a single window of DNA contains:
- the recJ gene encoding single-stranded-DNA-specific exonuclease RecJ → MASQLYPKKVWQILNTDEKKDIVDVLLENRNLKTKKEKDDFFDPIKPEDIKLKDLEIDVSEIKKAIKRINLAKKNNEKVFVYGDYDADGVTATAIMWEALHKLKVDAMPYIPDRFIEGYGINKKTLARLKQENENLKVIITVDNGIVAYEAIDAAEKLGIDIIVTDHHEAEKKKNKQVCHPDKAFAIIHTKKICGSAISWIVARELGVTTGLELAGIGTIADQMPLTAANRSFAKYGIEALKKTKRAGLIELLHDAKVEMENISTYEINYIIAPRINAMGRLVHAIEALRLLCVKDPKRAKELAKLISKTNSQRQEIVEKTVVSTQRKMENFNDSIIFLSDKNYHEGVIGLAAGRLVEEFYLPAIVVSRGREFSKGSARSIEGINIIEMIREHAEILVAHGGHTMAAGFTIKTSKIEEFQKRLNKTAKKLLTDEILQRKLKIDSLLDFKLINWELVKKIKQFEPTGNGNPTPSFVTQTVKIIDKRLLGKDKTHLKLKLSKDSKFFDAIGFGIAKDFSNLEKGDLVDVCYNIEENEWNGVKSLQLRIRDLKQV, encoded by the coding sequence ATGGCATCTCAATTATACCCTAAAAAAGTCTGGCAGATTTTAAACACTGATGAAAAAAAAGATATTGTTGATGTACTTCTTGAAAACCGTAATCTAAAAACAAAAAAAGAGAAAGATGATTTTTTTGATCCAATTAAACCAGAAGACATCAAGTTAAAAGATTTAGAAATTGATGTAAGCGAAATTAAAAAAGCAATCAAAAGAATAAATTTGGCAAAAAAAAATAATGAAAAAGTTTTTGTTTATGGAGATTATGATGCTGATGGAGTGACTGCGACTGCAATTATGTGGGAAGCACTTCATAAATTAAAAGTTGATGCAATGCCTTATATTCCTGATAGATTTATTGAAGGATATGGAATTAATAAAAAAACGCTTGCGCGGTTAAAACAGGAAAACGAAAACCTGAAAGTTATAATCACGGTTGATAACGGAATAGTAGCTTACGAAGCGATAGATGCTGCCGAAAAACTTGGGATAGATATTATTGTTACAGACCATCACGAAGCGGAAAAAAAGAAAAATAAACAAGTTTGTCATCCTGATAAAGCGTTTGCAATAATTCATACAAAAAAAATTTGCGGAAGTGCAATCTCATGGATAGTTGCACGAGAACTTGGAGTAACAACTGGACTTGAACTTGCAGGAATTGGGACAATTGCGGATCAAATGCCACTGACCGCTGCAAATAGATCTTTTGCAAAATATGGAATAGAAGCATTAAAGAAAACTAAAAGAGCAGGACTTATTGAACTACTCCACGACGCAAAAGTAGAAATGGAAAATATTTCGACTTATGAAATAAATTATATTATTGCGCCGCGAATCAATGCGATGGGAAGACTTGTACATGCAATTGAAGCGCTACGACTTCTTTGTGTAAAGGATCCTAAGCGTGCCAAAGAGTTGGCAAAATTAATTTCTAAAACAAATTCACAAAGACAAGAAATTGTGGAAAAGACAGTAGTAAGTACACAAAGAAAGATGGAAAACTTTAATGATTCGATAATTTTTTTAAGCGATAAAAATTATCATGAGGGAGTAATAGGGCTTGCAGCAGGGCGACTTGTTGAAGAGTTTTATTTACCTGCAATTGTTGTCTCTCGGGGGCGCGAATTTAGTAAAGGAAGTGCCCGCAGCATTGAAGGGATAAATATTATTGAAATGATTCGGGAACATGCTGAAATTCTTGTAGCGCATGGAGGGCACACAATGGCTGCTGGATTTACAATAAAAACTTCGAAAATTGAGGAATTTCAAAAAAGATTAAACAAAACTGCCAAAAAACTTTTAACTGATGAAATTTTACAGAGAAAATTAAAGATCGATTCTCTACTTGATTTTAAATTGATTAATTGGGAACTTGTAAAGAAAATAAAACAATTTGAACCGACTGGAAACGGAAATCCAACTCCAAGCTTTGTAACGCAAACTGTAAAAATTATTGATAAAAGATTACTTGGGAAGGATAAAACACATTTGAAATTAAAACTATCAAAGGATAGTAAATTTTTTGATGCAATTGGATTTGGAATTGCGAAAGATTTTTCAAATTTAGAAAAAGGAGATCTGGTAGATGTTTGCTATAACATTGAAGAAAATGAATGGAATGGAGTAAAAAGTTTACAATTAAGAATTAGAGATTTGAAGCAGGTTTGA
- a CDS encoding DUF378 domain-containing protein — MDTLMMVSWVLVTVGALNWGLVGLANVDLVQMLFGAWPALVQIIYILVGLSGVYSLWGMFMMKK, encoded by the coding sequence ATGGACACCTTAATGATGGTCTCCTGGGTATTAGTTACAGTAGGAGCCTTAAATTGGGGATTAGTCGGCCTTGCAAATGTAGATCTTGTTCAAATGCTTTTTGGCGCTTGGCCAGCACTTGTACAAATCATTTACATTCTTGTAGGACTTTCAGGTGTATATTCTCTTTGGGGAATGTTCATGATGAAAAAATAA
- a CDS encoding ABC transporter permease, whose protein sequence is MKNNFQFKLIEEAIGTLFINKLRTGLAMLGIVIGIGSVIALVSLGQASQEAIQSQIQSLGANLLTVQPGAATTGFVRGAAGGSTTLTNDDATAIATDPTVLDVQTVSPELSGRSQVSTAGNNSNTQIIGVTDTYAGVHNIQIQEGNFISSDEVSNQSKDAVIGPTAASNIFTDGSDPVGQKIRIKGQIFTITGETVSKGGTGFNNQDDVIYIPLSVAQKEIFGENYLSAISLQAKSSDVMTAAENEVGYLLLTRHKIDDPTKADFTILSQADILGTATAATSTFTTLLAGIAAISLIVGGIGIMNIMLVTVTERTREIGLRKALGAKKSIIIQQFLIESIILTFTGGSLGIVLGVMASFLYSKINNSVFFISLPSILIAFAVSACIGVLFGWYPARRAASLQPIEALRYE, encoded by the coding sequence ATGAAAAACAATTTCCAATTTAAACTTATAGAAGAAGCAATCGGCACACTATTTATAAATAAACTCCGAACAGGTCTTGCTATGCTTGGAATTGTTATTGGCATTGGTTCTGTTATTGCATTAGTTTCTTTGGGTCAGGCTTCTCAGGAAGCAATTCAGTCTCAAATCCAATCTCTTGGAGCTAATTTGCTTACAGTCCAGCCAGGAGCAGCAACAACTGGTTTTGTCCGTGGAGCTGCAGGCGGAAGTACCACTCTAACAAACGATGATGCAACTGCAATTGCAACAGATCCAACAGTCTTAGATGTACAGACAGTTTCTCCAGAATTATCAGGAAGGTCACAAGTTTCAACAGCTGGAAACAATAGCAACACTCAAATAATTGGAGTGACAGATACATATGCAGGAGTTCATAATATTCAAATTCAGGAAGGAAATTTTATTTCTTCAGACGAAGTTTCAAATCAAAGTAAAGATGCAGTTATCGGCCCAACTGCTGCAAGCAACATTTTTACAGATGGCAGCGATCCAGTTGGCCAAAAAATAAGAATCAAAGGCCAGATTTTTACCATTACAGGTGAAACAGTAAGTAAAGGTGGAACAGGTTTTAATAATCAGGATGATGTAATTTATATTCCCCTTTCAGTTGCCCAAAAAGAAATTTTCGGCGAAAATTATTTAAGCGCCATTTCTCTTCAGGCAAAATCAAGCGATGTCATGACAGCTGCGGAAAATGAAGTTGGTTATTTATTGCTTACTCGCCATAAAATTGATGATCCAACAAAAGCAGATTTTACAATTTTGTCACAAGCAGATATTTTAGGAACAGCTACAGCAGCTACAAGTACATTCACCACTCTTCTTGCCGGTATCGCAGCAATTTCATTAATTGTTGGTGGAATTGGAATTATGAATATCATGTTAGTAACAGTAACTGAAAGAACTCGAGAAATTGGTTTAAGAAAAGCTCTCGGCGCCAAAAAATCTATTATTATCCAACAATTCCTAATTGAATCAATTATTTTAACTTTCACAGGCGGAAGTTTAGGAATAGTTCTTGGAGTAATGGCATCTTTTCTCTATTCAAAAATAAACAATTCTGTCTTTTTCATTTCTCTTCCTTCGATTCTTATTGCTTTTGCAGTTTCAGCCTGCATTGGCGTTTTGTTTGGCTGGTATCCAGCGCGCCGTGCAGCGTCTCTGCAACCAATCGAAGCCTTAAGATACGAATAG
- a CDS encoding alpha/beta fold hydrolase — protein sequence MMLKRIGFIVLIVLFLVLAVFLYATKNQKTIPEVVNNIVQPTPSNILQIAHMRDQNYPGSSITISQTLSAGSNYKRYIAYYYSDNLKIYGLLTVPNSTKPIGGFPAIIFNHGYITPQLYTPDGNYVAYVDALTKAGYVVFKPDYRGNGKSQGDYGSEYFSRNYDIDDLNAIASIEKFDEVNPGKIGIWGHSMGGHITLMDLEIAKNIKAAVIWGGVVGSYNDILYNWQNRVSYQPDAEDLRLRNQGSEDLVNMYGTPTQNPSFWNSIDPTTNLNYINTPLQIHVGAADNQVPPDFGENLYNDLKSLGKTTEFYSYPGANHDISSPSFETAMARTISFFDKYLK from the coding sequence ATGATGCTTAAACGAATTGGTTTTATTGTTTTGATAGTTCTTTTTTTAGTGCTTGCTGTTTTTTTATATGCTACAAAAAACCAGAAAACAATTCCTGAAGTTGTTAATAATATAGTACAACCCACTCCAAGCAACATATTACAAATTGCACATATGAGAGATCAAAATTACCCAGGAAGCTCGATTACTATTTCACAAACTTTATCAGCCGGAAGTAATTACAAAAGATATATTGCATATTATTACAGTGATAATTTAAAGATTTATGGACTTTTAACTGTTCCAAATTCTACAAAACCAATCGGAGGATTTCCGGCAATTATTTTTAATCATGGATATATTACTCCGCAACTTTATACACCAGACGGGAATTATGTTGCTTATGTTGATGCTTTAACAAAAGCTGGATATGTTGTCTTTAAACCGGATTATCGGGGAAACGGAAAATCGCAAGGCGATTATGGCAGCGAGTATTTTTCCAGGAATTATGATATTGACGATCTTAATGCTATCGCGAGTATAGAAAAGTTTGATGAAGTCAATCCCGGAAAAATTGGAATTTGGGGGCATTCTATGGGAGGGCACATTACACTTATGGACTTAGAAATAGCTAAAAATATTAAGGCTGCTGTTATTTGGGGAGGAGTTGTGGGGAGTTATAATGATATTTTGTATAACTGGCAAAATAGAGTTAGTTATCAACCGGATGCGGAGGATTTACGGCTTCGAAATCAAGGGTCGGAGGATTTGGTAAATATGTATGGGACTCCAACACAAAATCCAAGCTTTTGGAATTCAATTGACCCAACTACGAATTTAAATTATATAAATACCCCCTTACAAATTCATGTTGGAGCAGCCGATAATCAAGTCCCTCCAGACTTTGGTGAGAATTTATACAATGATTTAAAAAGTTTGGGAAAAACTACGGAATTTTATTCATATCCGGGAGCAAATCATGATATTTCATCTCCGAGCTTTGAAACTGCAATGGCGAGAACCATTAGCTTTTTTGATAAATATTTGAAATAA
- a CDS encoding undecaprenyl-diphosphate phosphatase, with protein sequence MINIFQAIILGSLQGITELFPISSLGHSVVLPKLLGWNINQNDSYFLTFLVAIHTATAIVLFLFFWKDWLKIIQGFLRSLSRREIRDDDKDAKMAWLLIVATVPAGILGILFQDTLKNLFAAPAIVSIVLILNGLMLLLGDYLQRKVHQIPAKLTWGKGIFVGAMQCLALIPGFSRTGSTMTGGLIAGLDHEDAARFSFLLATPIIAGATLVKLPDIASINLPISLVGAFFAGLCAFLSVKFLTKYFETQKLWPFGIYCVIVGVILSLVFH encoded by the coding sequence ATGATAAATATTTTTCAAGCAATTATTTTAGGAAGTTTGCAAGGAATCACAGAGCTTTTCCCCATTTCAAGTCTCGGTCATAGCGTTGTATTACCCAAACTTTTAGGATGGAATATTAACCAAAACGATTCATATTTTTTAACTTTTCTGGTCGCAATCCATACCGCAACAGCTATCGTTTTATTTTTATTTTTTTGGAAAGACTGGTTAAAAATAATTCAAGGGTTTTTAAGAAGTTTATCTCGCCGAGAGATTAGAGATGACGACAAAGACGCTAAAATGGCATGGCTTTTAATTGTTGCAACCGTTCCCGCAGGAATTTTAGGTATCTTATTTCAGGATACTTTAAAAAATTTATTTGCAGCTCCAGCAATAGTTTCAATAGTTTTAATTTTAAACGGTCTCATGCTTCTTCTTGGAGATTATTTACAAAGAAAAGTTCATCAAATTCCTGCAAAACTAACCTGGGGAAAAGGTATTTTTGTCGGAGCTATGCAATGCCTTGCCTTAATTCCTGGTTTTTCAAGAACTGGCTCAACAATGACAGGAGGGCTTATAGCAGGTCTTGATCATGAAGACGCAGCTAGGTTTTCATTTTTACTTGCAACACCAATAATTGCAGGGGCAACTCTAGTAAAACTTCCAGACATCGCATCAATCAATTTGCCCATAAGCTTAGTTGGAGCATTTTTCGCAGGCCTTTGCGCATTCCTTTCAGTAAAATTTCTAACCAAATATTTTGAGACACAAAAGCTTTGGCCGTTTGGAATTTATTGTGTTATCGTTGGAGTTATTTTGTCTTTGGTTTTCCACTAA
- the gltX gene encoding glutamate--tRNA ligase → MKVRTRFAPSPTGNLHIGGLRSALYPYALAKRNGGDFILRIEDTDKKREVLGSKEKIGENLKLFGISWDEYYVQSERLDIYKKAAEKLIKEGHAFYCDCKARNAKTEGFTKILRDPCRDKNKTSGAIKLKVPENETVSYHDLVLDKNISWDTNDVQDATLLKSDGYPTYHLAAMTDDLEMKITHVLRGHDWMPSTPIHLLVYKYLGGQMPELGHLTDILDPEGGKLSKRKGSTSVEGLIAEGYLPGAILNFIMLLGWAPKDNKELFTLEEFVKAFDVKGLQKSNPVFNREKLDWFNGQYIRQFSDDELKIKLQIQNSKFAELSEDKQLAITGLLKDRIVKLTDINNFAKFFFETPEIDKNLFGESYKEHLKMAINVIENIKDFDLENLNNKLMDAIKTNNFKTGDFFMTLRIAITGQKFTPPINDSIIILGREETLKRLKSSL, encoded by the coding sequence ATGAAAGTCAGAACTAGATTTGCGCCAAGCCCAACTGGAAATTTACACATTGGCGGACTTAGGTCAGCTCTTTATCCGTATGCTTTAGCGAAACGTAATGGCGGAGATTTTATTTTGAGAATCGAAGATACAGATAAAAAAAGAGAGGTTCTCGGCAGCAAAGAGAAAATTGGCGAAAACTTAAAACTTTTTGGAATAAGTTGGGATGAATATTATGTACAAAGCGAAAGATTAGATATTTATAAAAAAGCTGCAGAAAAATTAATAAAAGAAGGGCATGCATTTTATTGTGACTGTAAAGCGCGAAACGCAAAGACTGAAGGATTTACAAAAATACTTCGTGATCCATGCAGGGATAAAAATAAGACAAGCGGAGCAATTAAATTAAAAGTTCCTGAGAATGAAACTGTGAGTTATCACGATTTGGTTTTGGACAAAAATATTTCCTGGGATACAAATGATGTACAGGATGCAACACTTTTGAAATCAGATGGATATCCGACATATCACCTTGCTGCAATGACTGATGATTTGGAAATGAAAATAACACATGTACTTCGCGGACATGACTGGATGCCTTCGACTCCAATTCATTTATTGGTTTATAAATATTTGGGCGGACAAATGCCAGAACTTGGGCATTTGACTGATATTTTAGATCCAGAAGGAGGGAAACTTTCAAAAAGAAAAGGAAGTACGTCTGTCGAAGGATTAATTGCCGAAGGATATTTGCCTGGGGCAATACTTAATTTTATTATGCTTCTTGGATGGGCACCAAAAGATAATAAAGAATTATTTACACTTGAAGAATTTGTTAAAGCTTTTGACGTAAAAGGATTGCAAAAATCTAATCCTGTTTTTAATCGTGAGAAACTTGATTGGTTTAACGGACAATATATTCGTCAATTTTCAGATGATGAATTGAAAATAAAACTGCAAATACAAAACTCAAAATTCGCAGAACTTTCTGAAGATAAACAATTAGCAATAACTGGTTTGCTTAAAGATAGAATTGTGAAATTAACAGATATAAATAATTTTGCAAAGTTCTTTTTTGAGACTCCTGAAATTGATAAAAATTTATTTGGAGAGAGTTACAAAGAGCATTTGAAAATGGCAATTAATGTAATTGAAAATATTAAAGATTTTGATTTGGAAAACCTTAATAATAAATTGATGGATGCAATAAAGACAAATAATTTTAAAACTGGAGATTTCTTTATGACACTTAGAATTGCTATTACAGGGCAGAAATTTACACCGCCAATTAATGACTCTATAATAATTTTAGGGAGAGAAGAAACTTTAAAAAGACTTAAATCTTCCTTATAA
- a CDS encoding D-alanyl-D-alanine carboxypeptidase family protein encodes MKLLTTTAFKVFYVLVVVSFFIASFFLGAKVSAEETNVKLYNIGEANSLPVLAQSANFPTFSAEGIIAVDASSNVTLFEKNADEPLYPASTTKIITALVGLDYYKMDDVLTVQAADPTVDGQKMGLMAGEQMTFQNMLNGLLIYSANDAAVTISDNYPGGRDAFVNAMNAKANALHLTNSHFANPVGLDDPSQVTTARDMVRVSQIAMTNPIFSQIVGTKEKIVTDMSGKFSYDVKNVNELLGTVPGVIGIKTGWTEGARENLISEVQRNGHGVYIALLGSEDRFGETTELINWIYGNYSWQNVGYVQKAIGMVLK; translated from the coding sequence ATGAAACTCCTGACAACGACTGCTTTTAAGGTGTTTTATGTTTTAGTTGTTGTCTCCTTTTTTATTGCCTCTTTTTTTCTGGGAGCGAAAGTTTCTGCAGAGGAAACAAATGTGAAACTTTATAATATAGGGGAAGCAAATTCGCTTCCAGTGTTGGCTCAAAGCGCTAACTTTCCGACCTTTTCTGCTGAAGGAATAATTGCGGTAGATGCTTCGTCAAACGTTACCCTTTTTGAAAAAAATGCTGATGAACCGCTTTATCCTGCTTCAACTACAAAAATAATTACTGCACTTGTAGGGCTTGATTACTACAAAATGGACGATGTTTTGACTGTGCAAGCTGCTGATCCAACAGTTGATGGGCAAAAAATGGGACTTATGGCTGGAGAACAAATGACTTTTCAAAATATGTTAAACGGACTTTTGATTTATAGTGCAAATGATGCAGCTGTCACAATTTCCGACAATTACCCTGGAGGACGGGATGCGTTTGTAAATGCGATGAATGCTAAAGCTAATGCACTTCATTTGACTAATTCTCATTTTGCAAACCCTGTGGGGCTTGATGATCCATCACAAGTTACAACTGCCCGGGATATGGTTAGAGTTTCTCAAATTGCAATGACAAATCCAATATTTTCCCAAATTGTTGGAACTAAAGAAAAAATAGTGACTGATATGAGCGGCAAATTTTCATATGATGTAAAAAATGTAAATGAACTTCTTGGGACAGTTCCCGGAGTTATTGGAATAAAAACCGGATGGACCGAAGGTGCGCGCGAAAATTTAATTAGCGAAGTGCAAAGAAACGGGCATGGAGTTTATATTGCACTTCTTGGAAGCGAAGACCGTTTTGGGGAAACAACAGAACTTATTAATTGGATTTATGGAAATTATTCCTGGCAGAATGTAGGGTATGTGCAAAAAGCTATTGGGATGGTATTAAAATGA
- a CDS encoding L,D-transpeptidase has translation MDLIVSLIMKLPAKYLFLLLIPLLAIFYLSKPAPANSFCANSVSCIKNLNVNVENNAIGTFDGQKIIPPKIDLSTDKKVLGDETGVGEKHIYVDLTTQTLYAYQGNNLFMQAVISSGKWHPTPTGDFTIWEKVRATRMTGGEGADYYDLPNVPFTMFFAGGDVPEGDGFALHGAYWHDNFGHPMSHGCINMRTVDAEKLYNWVEDPSVSKTLVTIYGQANI, from the coding sequence ATGGATTTAATTGTATCATTAATTATGAAACTCCCTGCCAAATACCTTTTTCTCCTTTTAATCCCTTTACTCGCAATTTTTTACCTCTCAAAACCAGCTCCAGCAAATTCTTTTTGTGCTAATTCAGTAAGCTGCATTAAAAATTTAAACGTCAATGTAGAAAACAATGCTATTGGTACTTTCGATGGACAAAAAATTATTCCTCCAAAAATTGATTTAAGTACTGATAAAAAAGTCTTAGGTGATGAAACAGGCGTCGGCGAAAAACATATTTATGTCGATTTAACAACTCAAACTTTATATGCCTATCAAGGAAATAATCTTTTCATGCAAGCAGTTATTTCTTCAGGGAAATGGCATCCGACTCCAACAGGAGATTTTACAATTTGGGAAAAAGTTCGCGCGACTCGAATGACGGGCGGAGAAGGGGCAGATTATTATGATTTACCAAATGTTCCTTTCACTATGTTTTTTGCAGGCGGTGACGTCCCAGAAGGCGATGGGTTTGCGCTGCATGGAGCTTACTGGCATGACAATTTCGGTCATCCAATGAGCCATGGTTGTATAAACATGCGAACCGTTGATGCAGAAAAATTATACAATTGGGTGGAAGATCCGTCAGTTTCAAAAACGTTAGTGACTATTTATGGGCAAGCAAATATCTAA
- the aspS gene encoding aspartate--tRNA(Asn) ligase: MQRTLVNETLKKVGEKVELQGWVNIVRDHGKITFVDLRDRTGLIQCVGTNLPKLSSEDVVEIFGKVVERPEKLINKDLETGKVELQIEEVKILSKAHELPIDMGKDELDVELPTLLDLRSLTLRHKRVQAIFKVQAKIAEGFRQSSSELGCTEIFVPTISASATEGGAEVFRVKYFDYNAYMTQSPQLYKQMLVPVFERVFTIAKAYRAEPSITTRHVTEATQMDCEMAFVTFEELMDALEFVGSSALKYAEKECAKEMKIFKVPALKIPKKIPRLKMREAQEIIFKRTGVDHRKERDLEPEDEREICRWALEEHDSDLVTITHYPTKKRSFYTMPDPKDPEFSLSYDLLFRGVEILSGSQRINDYQQLSDEIKNRGMNPADFEMYLMAFKYGMPPEGGFSFGLERLTMKLLELANVREASLFPRDMERVDMRLSLLQPKEK; this comes from the coding sequence ATGCAGAGAACTTTGGTGAACGAGACCCTGAAAAAAGTAGGAGAGAAAGTGGAGCTTCAAGGATGGGTAAATATTGTTCGTGACCATGGGAAAATTACTTTTGTTGATCTTCGCGACCGCACCGGACTAATTCAATGTGTGGGGACAAATTTACCAAAACTTTCCAGTGAAGATGTTGTAGAGATTTTTGGAAAAGTAGTTGAACGACCTGAGAAACTTATCAATAAGGATTTGGAAACTGGAAAAGTGGAACTACAGATTGAAGAAGTAAAAATATTATCTAAAGCTCATGAACTTCCAATTGATATGGGTAAGGATGAACTTGATGTGGAGCTTCCTACATTACTTGATTTAAGAAGTTTGACTCTTCGCCACAAAAGAGTTCAGGCGATTTTTAAAGTGCAGGCAAAAATTGCAGAAGGCTTTAGGCAAAGCTCTTCGGAACTTGGTTGTACTGAGATTTTTGTGCCAACGATTTCAGCTTCCGCAACTGAAGGCGGAGCTGAAGTTTTTAGAGTTAAATATTTTGATTATAATGCATATATGACTCAAAGCCCTCAACTTTATAAACAGATGCTTGTCCCTGTTTTTGAGAGAGTTTTTACAATTGCTAAAGCTTACAGGGCTGAACCTTCAATAACAACAAGACATGTAACTGAGGCAACACAAATGGACTGCGAAATGGCATTTGTGACTTTTGAGGAACTCATGGATGCGCTTGAATTTGTAGGAAGTTCGGCTTTGAAATATGCAGAAAAAGAATGTGCAAAAGAAATGAAAATTTTTAAAGTTCCGGCTCTTAAGATTCCCAAAAAGATACCAAGATTAAAAATGCGAGAGGCGCAGGAAATTATTTTTAAGAGAACTGGAGTAGATCATAGAAAAGAGCGAGATTTGGAGCCAGAAGATGAAAGAGAAATTTGCAGATGGGCACTTGAAGAACATGATTCTGATTTGGTGACAATAACCCATTATCCAACAAAGAAAAGATCTTTTTATACAATGCCCGATCCAAAAGATCCGGAATTTTCACTTTCTTATGATTTGCTTTTTAGGGGTGTTGAGATATTAAGCGGAAGCCAGCGTATTAATGATTATCAACAACTCTCAGATGAAATTAAAAATCGAGGAATGAATCCAGCAGATTTTGAGATGTATTTGATGGCATTTAAATATGGAATGCCGCCTGAAGGAGGATTTTCATTTGGACTTGAGAGGCTTACAATGAAACTTTTGGAACTTGCAAATGTACGCGAAGCTTCGCTTTTCCCAAGAGATATGGAAAGAGTTGATATGCGCTTGTCTCTTTTGCAACCCAAAGAAAAATAA
- the bcp gene encoding thioredoxin-dependent thiol peroxidase, producing the protein MKDFELADQNGEIHKLSDYKGKWVVLYFYPKDDTPGCTKEACSFRDSFREIQKMGVQILGISKDSVKSHKKFAEKYNLNFPILSDESLSVIKAYDAWGEKKFLGKTYEGIFRITYLINPKGEIYKKYEKVNPLTHASEIIRDLKSVIV; encoded by the coding sequence ATGAAAGATTTTGAATTAGCCGACCAAAATGGAGAAATCCATAAATTATCTGATTATAAAGGCAAATGGGTTGTTCTTTATTTTTATCCAAAAGATGATACTCCTGGATGCACTAAAGAAGCATGTAGCTTTCGCGATAGTTTTCGTGAAATTCAGAAAATGGGAGTACAGATATTGGGAATTTCAAAAGACAGCGTAAAATCTCATAAGAAATTTGCTGAAAAATATAATTTAAATTTTCCAATTTTGAGTGATGAAAGTTTAAGTGTTATTAAAGCATATGATGCCTGGGGAGAAAAGAAATTTTTGGGAAAAACTTATGAAGGAATTTTTAGAATTACTTATTTGATTAATCCAAAAGGAGAGATTTATAAGAAATATGAAAAAGTAAATCCTTTGACACATGCAAGTGAAATAATTCGCGATCTTAAATCAGTAATTGTTTAA